Proteins from a genomic interval of Pecten maximus chromosome 13, xPecMax1.1, whole genome shotgun sequence:
- the LOC117340906 gene encoding BAG family molecular chaperone regulator 1-like, translating into MAAISRLKLEVIYGSQKHKIELSLPPSEAGDTLTVDHLQKKVQQLTEVPPENQKLIFKGKSLTGSENSLSEFGLKDGVKVMLIGKKPVPTNDPEMTGLRKVETSLKEEEKRLSDITYRLDGIHRGYLDEEKKRYTLIKLDKDLASVIESFTRLLEKLDCFLFDEFNKEGRAKRKTIVDRIQTLLDRCDGLVKGVKDLKISQEES; encoded by the exons ATGGCTGCGATATCACGATTGAAACTTGAAGTTATCTACG gGTCACAAAAGCATAAAATTGAACTCAGTCTACCTCCTAGTGAGGCTGGTGATACGCTGACTGTCGATCACCTACAGAAAAAAGTCCAGCAATTGACGGAAGTGCCACCAGAAAATCAGAAACTAATATTCAAAG GAAAGTCCTTAACTGGTTCAGAGAATTCGTTGTCTGAGTTTGGTCTTAAGGATGGAGTTAAGGTGATGTTGATTGGGAAAAAG CCTGTTCCCACAAATGATCCAGAGATGACCGGCCTTCGGAAAGTGGAAACAAGTCTGAAAGAGGAGGAGAAAAGATTAagtgatataacatacagattagATGGTATACACAGG GGTTACCTGGATGAAGAGAAGAAGCGATACACCCTGATTAAGTTGGACAAAGATCTGGCTAGTGTTATAGAGAGCTTCACTCGTTTGTTGGAGAAATTGGACTGTTTCCTATTTGATGAGTTCAACAAAGAAGGGCGTGCTAAGAGAAAAACCATTGTGGACAGAATCCAG ACACTTCTGGATCGCTGTGATGGCTTGGTGAAGGGTGTAAAAGACTTGAAAATCAG CCAAGAAGAGAGTTGA
- the LOC117340804 gene encoding CST complex subunit TEN1-like, which yields MPAYGEVVFIEEIGKSRDVEGKSVRLCGRLDYHNFAECRATLTDPQTCTSVALDTSLVEPFDSHLSALFQVIGELEYSEKDGAVVLRTRVIRLVDGMDFILYRNVITTQREYMNSR from the exons ATGCCTGCATATGGTGAAGTTGTTTTCATTGAAGAAATAGGGAAGAGTCGGGATGTTGAGGGAAAATCAGTAAGATTGTGTGGAAG ACTGGATTATCATAACTTCGCCGAATGTCGGGCAACTCTGACAGACCCACAGACGTGTACAAGTGTCGCCCTAGACACTTCTCTTGTGGAACCCTTTGATTCCCATCTTAGTGCATTATTCCAAGTCATTGGAGAACTTGAATACAGTGAGAAAGACGGCGCAGTTGTGTTGCGAACCCGAGTGATTCGTTTAGTGGATGGAATGGACTTTATTTTATACCGAAATGTGATAACTACACAGAGGGAATATATGAACTCTCGTTGA